The genomic interval ATAAGGGGGGCAGTGTGCTTTGTTGTGCGAGCGTTTTTGGTAATAGCGCAGAAAACAGCTGTTCATGGAATGCCCTGTTACCGGCGAGTCCTCGATATTGGGCTTGAAAACTGTCGCTATCACCTAAAATCACGATGTATTGTGTGCGCTCTTCGTAAGGACGCTCTAACAGCCAACCTACCGCCAAAGGCCCACGTTGTTCATCATCATCTAATCGTGAGGAATTTGTTTCTAGCGTAGTTTCATTCCAGCTGTTTTCGGAACTATAGAGCAAGACGCTGCGCTGCCAGCCGTTTGTGGCTTCATGATTCACGCTGAACGCCACCGATTGGGGTAACAGAGGCGCCTGTTCTAAACGATTAACCATGGGATGATCACCGAGTAATTCAATCACCAACCAGGAAGGATCTTCCAATCCATACTGCTTGGCATTAGCATCGACCACAATACCGGGTAAAACGCTTAAGCCACTGAGCGTTTCAAGCCAAGTGGGTAAATAGGCTTGCTGTTGATCGGTGGTATAGAGTAGGTTACCGCCTTGTTGTAAATAGCTTTGTACCTCATCGGCAGCATCGAGCGAAGCGGCGTCAGGATCGGCGATAACGAGTAAATCCGTATTAACTGGTATGTCGTGTTTATTAGGGTCAATGGCAGCTAATACTACACCGCGCGCTTGCAACTGCTGGTAACTCGCCTGCCAAGAGCCCGCAACGTCGGTTAAAAAAGCGCGCTCTCCGTGGCCTTGGAGATGAATGGCTTGTTGTGAGACTTGGGGTAATAAGCCAATGATTGCTTCAAGAATAGTCGAAGGTGAGGGTATATCAACACGTGTACCACGTTCATTGATGCTGATATAAAGCTGGCCTTCTCGGGTGATATTGCGCTTTTGTACATCCACAGGATGGGTTTGCGGGTTGATAAATTTAAGCGATAGATCATCGATGTGCTGATCTAAAGGGGATACAAGGTTTTTGATGCTGCGTCGTAACGGAGGTTGATTACTGATATACGCTTCAATCACCACCGGGGATTCTATGAGCTTAAGCGCTTGTTGCTGGGTTGGCGAGAAATGCCAGCGTGGCTGATCGCGCAACTGCCAATACGTGTTATCAGACAATGCAAGCCAGGCACCAGCCAGCATGCTGATCACCATAAAGCCCCATAAACTAATTCTGATAATGGCGCGCATAATCCACAACACAAAAAAGAATATTGTAAAATAAGCGCATGAATTGCGAAACCCAAAAACATGTTGAGGCATTTTTAACCCAGTTGTGGTTACAAGATGGCTTGAGTGATGCAACGATTGCGGCTTATCAAAGCGATCTACAGCAGGCAGACAAATGCTTGTCAGATGGACAACTCATTCAAGCCACAGCAGATGACCTACAATTCCTGTTCGCACAACTGCTCGAACAGGGTCGTGCTAACAGTTCTTTAGCACGTATGCGCACCAGCCTAAAACGTTTTTACCACTTTTTGATCGCCAGCAAAGTCCGCGAGAATAATCCTGTCGCAACCCTTGGCAAAGCCAAACAACACCGTAGTGTGCCGAGTACCTTAAGCGAAGAAGACGTTAGTGCGTTACTGGCTGCTCCGGACACAGAGAGTGATATTGGATTACGTGATCAAGCGATGCTGGAGTTACTTTATGCCTGTGGGCTGCGCGTGAGCGAATTGGTCGGCTTGGAGTTAGGCAGTTTGTCGCTGAGTGATGGGGTTGTGCGGGTTTGGGGGAAGGGTTCAAAGGAACGCTTAGTACCGATGGGAGAGGCGGCCATACAAAGCGTGATTGACTACTCTGAGCGGGCGCGTCCACGGCTACTCAATGGCAAGCGTCATCACAATTTATTCCTTAGCGCACGGGGTCGAGCGATGAGCCGCCAGGCGTTCTGGTATCGGATTAAACATTATGCATCGCTTGCCGGAATCAGTCAGAACATTTCGCCGCATACCTTGCGTCACGCTTTTGCCACCCATTTACTCAACCATGGTGCTGACTTAAGAGTGGTACAATTACTGCTTGGACATGCAGATTTATCAACCACACAGATTTATACTCATATTGCAGAAGCCCGTTTGGCTGCGATTCATCAGGCGCACCATCCACGAGCTTAATGGTGATTTTTCTACACACATTGTCGGTTTGTCATGGTAAAGCTGGCGGCAATTAGTATCATGAGTAACCAACACGATAGACAAGGATATGACACATGCATTTTTTTCGTATGAGCGCTGCTGCTTGTTTGCTAAGCGCAATGGGTTTAACTTACGCAGAACCTAATCTCAACCAGGTCAAAGAAGCGTTTAGTCGTTATGAGATTGGCGAAGTTAATACCACACCAGTTGATGGCTTATATCGCTTCAACGTCGGCACTGAAGTATATTATCTCAGCGAAGACGGGAATTATTTATTCCAGGGTGAAATGATTGATTTAAATGCGCGCAAAAACTTAAGCGAAGCACACCGCGAATCGGCACGAAAAGCACTGCTTGATTCTGCTGATCCCAAAGATATGATTATTTTTCCTGCGCAAGGAGAAAGCAAACATGTGGTCAATGTGTTTACCGATGTGGATTGCCCATACTGCCGCTTATTACATAAGAACATCAGTGATTACACCGAACAAGGGATTGAAGTCCGCTATTTAGCTTTTCCAGGCGGCGGTCTTGGCTCTGATTCACACAGAAAAGCAGTTAGCGTTTGGTGTGATAAAGACCGTCAAAAAGCAATCACCGACGCGATGGCTGGTGGTGAAGTTAAAACCAAGAGCTGTGATGCGCCAGTAGAAAAGCAATATAAGCTTGGCGTGGAAATGGGTGTGCGCGGCACACCGGCCTTTATTTTAGAAAATGGCGCCTTGGTTGGTGGGCTGGTCAAGCCTGAACTCTTGTTGCGTGACCTTGAAGCGATCGAACAAAATTAATGAGCGACAAGCGATGGACGTTCTGCGTGGCGCCAATGCTCGATTGGACCACGCGTGAATGTCGCTTATTACATCGACAGTTCAGCGCGCATGCCCGACTCTACACCGAAATGGTCACCACAGGTGCGATTATCTATGGGGATCAAGCGCGCCATTTACGCTTTTATGAGGACGAACACCCGGTTGCGTTGCAGCTTGGTGGTGGTGATCCGAATGATTTAGCTCGAGCAGTAAGTTTGGCCCAACCCTATGGTTATGATGAAATCAACCTCAATGTCGGGTGTCCAAGCGATCGCGTGCAAAATAACCGTATTGGTGCTTGTTTGATGGACGATCCAGCGTTGGTCGCTCGTTGTTTAAGCGCCATGCAGCAAGAGAGTGATGTCCCTGTTACGGTTAAGCATCGCTTAGCGATCGATGAGCAAGATGA from Suttonella sp. R2A3 carries:
- a CDS encoding Gldg family protein; the encoded protein is MRAIIRISLWGFMVISMLAGAWLALSDNTYWQLRDQPRWHFSPTQQQALKLIESPVVIEAYISNQPPLRRSIKNLVSPLDQHIDDLSLKFINPQTHPVDVQKRNITREGQLYISINERGTRVDIPSPSTILEAIIGLLPQVSQQAIHLQGHGERAFLTDVAGSWQASYQQLQARGVVLAAIDPNKHDIPVNTDLLVIADPDAASLDAADEVQSYLQQGGNLLYTTDQQQAYLPTWLETLSGLSVLPGIVVDANAKQYGLEDPSWLVIELLGDHPMVNRLEQAPLLPQSVAFSVNHEATNGWQRSVLLYSSENSWNETTLETNSSRLDDDEQRGPLAVGWLLERPYEERTQYIVILGDSDSFQAQYRGLAGNRAFHEQLFSALLPKTLAQQSTLPPLSDQFITLSQRYLYIIAGLLLFALPAIGTIAYVFYRRRMRCRYHHAG
- the xerD gene encoding site-specific tyrosine recombinase XerD → MNCETQKHVEAFLTQLWLQDGLSDATIAAYQSDLQQADKCLSDGQLIQATADDLQFLFAQLLEQGRANSSLARMRTSLKRFYHFLIASKVRENNPVATLGKAKQHRSVPSTLSEEDVSALLAAPDTESDIGLRDQAMLELLYACGLRVSELVGLELGSLSLSDGVVRVWGKGSKERLVPMGEAAIQSVIDYSERARPRLLNGKRHHNLFLSARGRAMSRQAFWYRIKHYASLAGISQNISPHTLRHAFATHLLNHGADLRVVQLLLGHADLSTTQIYTHIAEARLAAIHQAHHPRA
- a CDS encoding thioredoxin fold domain-containing protein, coding for MHFFRMSAAACLLSAMGLTYAEPNLNQVKEAFSRYEIGEVNTTPVDGLYRFNVGTEVYYLSEDGNYLFQGEMIDLNARKNLSEAHRESARKALLDSADPKDMIIFPAQGESKHVVNVFTDVDCPYCRLLHKNISDYTEQGIEVRYLAFPGGGLGSDSHRKAVSVWCDKDRQKAITDAMAGGEVKTKSCDAPVEKQYKLGVEMGVRGTPAFILENGALVGGLVKPELLLRDLEAIEQN